Proteins co-encoded in one Novosphingobium sp. PP1Y genomic window:
- a CDS encoding catalase, translating into MADETIPPTTTDAGIRVQSDEHSLTVGRDGPIVLNDHYLLEQIANFNRERIPERQPHAKGSGAFGHFEVTNDVSRYTKAKVFQPGARAQTLARFSTVAGERGSPDTWRDPRGFAVKFYTEDGNFDMVGNNTPIFFIRDPMKFQHFIRSQKRRADNGLRDHDMQWDFWTLSPESAHQVTYLMGDRGVPKTWREMNGYSSHTYSLVNASGEKFWVKFHFKTDLGDGNAYLSQDEADEMAGKDGDFHRRDLFDAIARGDHPSWTLYWQVMPFEDAKTYRINPFDLTKVWPHSDYPLIEVGKLTLDRNPTDFHTEIEQAAFEPNNMVPGIGLSPDKMLLARGFAYSDAHRARLGVNYKQIPVNKPQCPVFSYSKDGAGRTENVSDPVYAPNSYGGPAAQPDLSGEAGLWYADGEMVRSAYTPRKDDDDVSQPRALIRDVMDDAARARLVMNIVGHLCDGVSEKVLTRAFDYWKAIDAETGEKVEKGVREKLGGKSEAPGMASAEAIAEQELAE; encoded by the coding sequence TTGGCCGACGAAACCATTCCCCCCACGACCACCGATGCCGGCATTCGCGTCCAGAGCGACGAGCATTCCCTGACTGTGGGACGCGACGGGCCGATCGTACTCAATGACCATTATCTGCTTGAACAGATAGCGAATTTCAACCGGGAGCGCATTCCCGAGCGCCAGCCCCATGCCAAGGGCAGCGGGGCCTTCGGTCATTTCGAGGTGACCAATGACGTCTCGCGCTACACCAAGGCGAAAGTCTTCCAGCCCGGCGCCAGGGCCCAGACCTTGGCCCGCTTCTCTACCGTTGCAGGTGAGCGCGGCAGTCCGGACACCTGGCGCGATCCGCGCGGCTTTGCCGTAAAGTTCTACACCGAGGACGGCAATTTCGACATGGTCGGCAACAACACGCCGATTTTCTTCATACGCGATCCGATGAAGTTCCAGCACTTCATCCGCAGCCAGAAGCGCCGCGCCGACAACGGCCTTCGCGATCACGACATGCAGTGGGACTTCTGGACGCTTTCACCGGAAAGTGCGCATCAGGTTACCTATCTCATGGGCGACCGCGGCGTACCGAAAACCTGGCGAGAGATGAACGGCTATTCCAGCCACACCTACTCGCTGGTCAATGCCTCGGGTGAGAAGTTCTGGGTGAAGTTCCACTTCAAGACCGATCTCGGCGACGGGAATGCCTACCTTTCCCAGGATGAGGCCGACGAGATGGCGGGAAAGGACGGCGACTTCCATCGGCGCGACCTGTTCGATGCCATTGCGCGCGGCGACCATCCGAGCTGGACGCTCTACTGGCAGGTCATGCCGTTCGAGGATGCGAAGACCTATCGCATCAATCCCTTCGATCTCACCAAGGTCTGGCCGCATTCGGACTATCCCCTCATCGAGGTCGGCAAGCTCACGCTTGACCGCAATCCAACCGATTTCCATACCGAGATCGAGCAGGCCGCGTTCGAGCCCAACAACATGGTGCCCGGCATCGGCCTGTCTCCCGACAAGATGCTGCTCGCACGCGGGTTTGCCTACTCCGATGCCCATCGCGCGCGACTGGGCGTGAACTACAAGCAGATTCCGGTGAACAAGCCGCAGTGCCCGGTCTTCAGTTATTCGAAGGATGGGGCAGGACGTACCGAGAACGTGTCCGATCCGGTCTATGCGCCCAACAGCTACGGCGGTCCGGCCGCGCAGCCCGACCTCTCCGGCGAAGCGGGCCTGTGGTACGCGGACGGGGAAATGGTGCGCTCGGCCTATACGCCGCGCAAGGATGACGACGATGTCAGCCAGCCGCGGGCGCTCATCCGCGACGTGATGGACGATGCCGCGCGCGCAAGGCTCGTGATGAATATCGTCGGCCACCTGTGCGACGGGGTGTCGGAGAAAGTTCTCACGCGCGCGTTCGATTACTGGAAGGCCATTGACGCGGAGACCGGTGAGAAAGTCGAAAAGGGCGTGCGCGAGAAACTGGGCGGCAAATCCGAGGCACCCGGAATGGCCTCGGCCGAAGCGATCGCGGAGCAAGAGCTCGCCGAATAA